One segment of Verrucomicrobiota bacterium DNA contains the following:
- a CDS encoding class I SAM-dependent methyltransferase, whose amino-acid sequence MSKRLPANGRTGPTLDEIQQAAQSQFSRQSHCYAQGHILENVDDVRAAISTIALAPASHVLDVATGAGHTGLYLASLGHHVTLADISPAMLARASEAATRRNLKVQTRTHPAEQFPYSYASFDLVTCRVAAHHFSSPESFVRETARVLKSPGHLLLIDGSVADDQPGAEAWLHDVEKLRDPSHHRLLTPRAWIQICEANGLKVTQAILRPFKQPDLNWYFDTAATPTENREQVRSLVAAAPQSARELFRLAEEDGKIVWWWQRLTLIATK is encoded by the coding sequence ATGTCCAAGCGCCTTCCAGCAAACGGACGCACCGGCCCGACACTCGACGAAATTCAACAGGCCGCCCAATCACAATTCTCCAGACAAAGCCATTGTTACGCCCAGGGTCACATCCTCGAAAACGTCGATGATGTGCGCGCGGCAATTTCAACCATCGCATTAGCTCCCGCTTCGCACGTACTCGATGTCGCGACCGGCGCCGGCCATACTGGCTTGTATCTCGCCAGCCTCGGCCATCACGTCACGCTGGCCGATATTTCGCCCGCCATGCTGGCGCGCGCATCGGAAGCGGCGACCCGGCGCAACTTGAAAGTGCAAACCCGAACACACCCCGCCGAACAATTTCCCTACTCCTACGCCAGTTTCGATCTGGTCACCTGCCGTGTCGCCGCCCATCACTTCAGCTCCCCGGAATCGTTCGTCAGGGAAACCGCACGCGTGCTCAAATCGCCGGGCCATCTGTTATTGATCGACGGCAGCGTGGCCGACGATCAACCCGGAGCCGAAGCCTGGCTGCACGACGTGGAAAAACTTCGCGACCCAAGCCATCATCGGCTGCTGACTCCACGCGCCTGGATTCAAATCTGCGAAGCGAACGGTTTGAAAGTGACGCAGGCGATCTTGAGACCGTTCAAACAGCCCGACCTCAATTGGTATTTCGACACTGCCGCCACTCCGACGGAAAACCGCGAGCAGGTTCGGTCCTTGGTCGCCGCTGCACCGCAGTCAGCCCGTGAGTTATTTCGATTGGCTGAGGAAGACGGGAAGATTGTCTGGTGGTGGCAGCGCCTGACTTTGATCGCCACAAAATGA